The stretch of DNA CTTGTGGCATGTGTATATATGCCTTTTGCCCACATGACACAGGTAATTTCTACAAGGCTAGCTGTTGGGCCCCTTTTACTATGTGCCCATTAGATGTTGTGCCATTTTTTACAATACCGCTAGTATTTCGATCAGATACTAGTGACATGTTCCTTAGGCGCGCCCACTAATAACTTCTGCTTATAAAGGTTTCTGCACTAGTGCCACTAGCAAAAGGAGAGAGCAACACATAATACTAGAGGGCGCAATAGAGGCAAACTTAGGAGGTCATAGAATGATATCTCCAATAGTACCAACACCAAAACCATTGACACGGAATACTACAAGGTGCCAGCTGCAATATTACCAGCCCCAAGCCATCCATCACTCACTGGGAGTACTTAACACTAAATACCCATTAAGTTTTTGCTATTTTAGACTATTTCTTAAGATTATGATGACATTTTGTATAAACTTTGAACCGTGGCACCCCCAATCTTGCGATTCTAGGTCTGCCACTGCCCAGAAGGGTGATCATTTCCCATGGCTAAGCAAAAATGAGGAGAAAACTCCGGTCCATCTAGCATGCGCAGAAAATGATGATTTACATTGGTACAAAAATCTTTTGGAGATGTGCCTAAATTAAAATAGAGGGAATAATATACATTTATATGGCCTGAAATAAATTTTTTCATTAAATGCTTGAGCTTAATTTATATCAAATTTCCACAAAGTATGAAATGTGAGGATGTAGTTATATTTTTTACAGGAGGGTATGAGAATCTAGTTATTACCGACATCAAAAAACTAATTTTAGAACTCAATAGAAATGTAATCTAGCAAAAATACAAAGGTGAACATGGTTTCATGCGCACCCATGTGAACAGTAAAGTCATAAAAACTGCAAATGTTAAGAAATTCTGAAATTTCGTGGTATCAAGCTTAGTTGACCATTCTACTCACGTGTGGAGTTTTGTGATGTATTGACATCCATGGTATTCTTAGTGAAGGGAATATAATTGTGACCATACCATTCATCAAAGAGTGTTTTTGAATATAGCTtcgattttgtcatttttgtccaGATTACCATGGTTGTGATTTCTTCATACGCAGGTATCGGTTGACTATGTATATTACAAAAATAAATTCAGTTTTTAAATATTTTTTCAGCATTCTTTTCGAATTTACTTTATAAGGGTTGCGCGTGGAACCATGTTCACCAGATACGCGTCCTAATCTAGTGGTTTATCTGGCCGAAAATGCGGGCTCAGTCCGGCCTTGTGTTACTCTCCACTGGGCCGAATGTGTTTGTTACAACAGCCCGGTAGCTAGGCCTTGAGCGGCCCGTGTTGCTCCCTCTACGGCGAAGCGGATAAGGCCACCCACCGCTCCCGCCACGGCGAGCCGAAAGCTTCGCCTTTCCCCCCTCCGCTCCGCCTCCAATGGCGTCGGCGTGCCCGCGCCCGCTCTTCCTCTCCTTCCCCAAGTCCCCGTCACCGCCGCTCGCCGTCCCCGCCAAGCACCACCCGTCCGCCACCGCCCCCTCCTccgtctccctctccctctccacccgcgcgcgcgccgccccttccagCGCTCCGTCcccttcgccgccgccgtcgccgtccactCCCGCGGACGGGGTCGGCCCCGCCGCGCCGACGCGGGGCGACGTGTACCTGGGGCGGCAGCtcgcggccgcggccgcggcaCGCGCCCCCGCGCGCGCGCCGGAGGAAGACGCCGAGAGGCGCCGCCGCCGCAAGGAGAAGCGGAGGGCCCTCGCCAAGAAGACGCCCTCCGGCGTCGCCTGCTGCTACGGCTGCGGCGCCCCGCTGCACACCGGCGAGGCGGGGTCCCCCGGCCACGTCGAGCCCGCCACCTACGACCTGGTAAGCGGCCATCCACGCGCTCAGTCCGCCGCCATTCTCAGCGTGTAGGTTCACCGGCTTATCGGAGCACGGACTGACATGACACGATGTGAGCAGAAGAAGAGGCACAACCAGCTGAAAACCGTGCTATGCGGGAGGTGCAAGCTGCTGTCGCACGGGCACATGGTGACCGCCGTCGGCGGCCACGGCGGTTACCCGGGGGGCAAGCAGTTTGTTTCGGCGGAAGAGCTAAGGGAGAAGCTATCGTACCTCCGCCACGAGAAAGCATTGATAGTGAAACTGGTAAACAACTCGGGCTATTGTGCCCCAATCGATTGATGCATAATTGCTTTTCTTGCTTGTGCTCATTTTGGCTGGTGTATGAATGTAGGTTGACATAGTCGACTTCAACGGAAGTTTCCTGGCACGCATACGCGATTTCGCCGGCGCTAATCCCATCGTGCTTGTGATAACAAAGGTGAAtttcgtgcatcgtcaagttctcaGTACTGTTACTGCTGTCAGATAACTGAAGCTAGCTGCTCTGTAGGTTGATCTCCTTCCTAGAGACACAGATTTGAATTGCATCGGCGATTGGGTCGTGGAGTCTGTTGTTAGGAAGAAACTCAAGTGAgaatttttttttttgcccggtCGCTGAGTTTTCCGTTCTATTTCGTCAGATCTTCACCTAACTGATAATTTATTATCTTGCTTTGTGTGCGTAGTGTCCTTAGCGTCCATTTGACAAGCTCAAAGTCATTGGTCGGCATCACTGGTGTTATATCAGAGATTCAGCAGGAAAAGAAGGTCAGTTTGTTATCCACTTACTGTCTACCTATTCGTGTTGGCTGTTGACTTCTCATGCGCAATCCTGACTACATTTTCATGTCTCTTATCAGGCCCGAGATGTATATATACTGGTAAGCATTATTCCCCCATTATGACCGGGGCATAAATATCACATTGTGTTGTCCTGTTttacaaattgtgtttcaaaatgcaATTCATGCCTGTCATTTCTCAAAAATAATAAGTGTATAAGAAATATCCAAAATCATGTCATGGTCCTTTGCATGTTTGAAGGGCTGATCGTCCTCGCCAAATAAATAAGAAAGTAGGGTGATGGTCATATCTACTTCATTTGCTTTTTCATTATGCTAATAAAGACGATCTGAACAGTACGAGTAACATGCCTGCTTATTGCGTACTGTAGTTATATCTGACAATCTGATGCGTTCATACATTGTTACAGGGTTCAGCAAATGTTGGGAAATCTGCGTTTATTAGTGCTATGCTAAGTAGGCCCTTAAATTCTTCTACCACCCTTTTTGTGATTATGTGATCTTTTTTtgttcatccatatcttcatcgtgctAATAGTTGGAGATTCCTGTTGTAGAAACAATGGCATATAAAGAACCAGTGGCAGCTGCAGCTCAAAAATACAAGCCAATACAATCTGCTGTTCCTGGAACAACCTTAGGTCCTATTCAGATCGAAGCATTTTTAGGAGGAGGGGTATGCTTCTACTTGTTTTCACATTCAGATATGTATACTACTTTACATGTGAACCTAGTGTATCATCATTATTGATGTGATGTAGCTGTCAGATAATCCAATATAATCTCTCCTGTACCCTGCTTATATGCTAAACAAAATGCTGCTCACTTAGAGAATTAGGTAATTAGATGCCTTAAATCGCCATACATAATATATATTtttagcatgttctaaaaagtgcATTTAAATGACACGGATAAGCGCCTATATTTTGTATCTCCTGTGGTTTCCAGTTTGGACCTTAATATTCTTTAATCTATGCATGACAGAAATTATACGACACACCTGGAGTCCATCTTCACCATAGACAGGCAGCAGTTATCCACGCTGATGATCTGCCTTCTCTTGCACCACAAAGTCGCCTAAAGGGGCGATGTTTTCCTGTATGTATACCCTGATCTGTAAAATCCATGCTACTTTCTCAAAATTTCCACACTAATCTCTTTCTTCAGACCATAATGTTATGTTCAGGCTAATGATACAGATGTTGGATTGAGCGGGAATACGTTGTTCTGGGGGGGACTTGTCCGTATAGATGTTGTTAAGGTACCTAAATGCTCTCAAAATTTCAGTACTGATATTTTTCCATCTTTCTCAGCGTCACTCTAAAATTAGCAGCCACTAAATGATAACCAATAAATTGCCAGGCTCTTCCACGCACACGGCTAACATTCTATGGACCAAAGAAGCTAAGTATTAATATGGTCCCCACCACAGAAGCAGATGAATTTTACAAGGTATGTGGCTGTTCCACGAGTTTGATTTTCTTCTACTTAGAAGTAATAATCTATTTCTTCTTTCAAAATTTATTTACAAAActtgattgcatttgtgaaatggaGTTATTTCTTTATTTAAGCTTTATTCATCTCAAAGAAAGAGTCCCACGGCATGTAACCTCATCTGCTAAAAACTAGATTTTGGTGCTGTGACATCTGTGGAGGTATTTTGGACATGGATTTAATGTGTGCTTTCATTTCAGACAAAATTGAACCTGTTGTCCTCTTCTTTTCACTTTCCAGAGAGAAGTGGGAGTTACATTGACTCCCCCAACCGGTCAGGAGAGAGCTGAAGGATGGTGTGGGCTTCAGGGCGTTCGTGAATTGCAGATAAAATATGAAGAGCTTGATAGGTAATGTTTGCAACTAACATTGGGGTCTTAGCTTTGCAGCAGTCATTTGCTGGCCAGTACCAGAGTTACTGCTCTGGTATTTGGTAATATATGTTATCTTCATGACAGGCAACCATATATAACAGTCTCTATATAGGAGCATTTTTGTTTATTTGAACATTTTACGTCCTGATTGATTTATTGGCACCTTCTTTCCTGTGCAGGCCTGCTAGTGACATTGCGATATCTGGACTCGGGTGGATCGCGGTTGAACCACTTGGTGTGCCATCTAGCGACCCTGATAGTAGCATCGAGGAAGAAAATGGTGGCAGTGGCGAGTTGCATTTAAGAGTACATGTACCCAAACCAGTCGAGGTCTTCGTCCGCGCCCCACTGCCAGTCGGTAAAGCGGC from Triticum dicoccoides isolate Atlit2015 ecotype Zavitan chromosome 6A, WEW_v2.0, whole genome shotgun sequence encodes:
- the LOC119319238 gene encoding putative nitric oxide synthase; the protein is MASACPRPLFLSFPKSPSPPLAVPAKHHPSATAPSSVSLSLSTRARAAPSSAPSPSPPPSPSTPADGVGPAAPTRGDVYLGRQLAAAAAARAPARAPEEDAERRRRRKEKRRALAKKTPSGVACCYGCGAPLHTGEAGSPGHVEPATYDLKKRHNQLKTVLCGRCKLLSHGHMVTAVGGHGGYPGGKQFVSAEELREKLSYLRHEKALIVKLVDIVDFNGSFLARIRDFAGANPIVLVITKVDLLPRDTDLNCIGDWVVESVVRKKLNVLSVHLTSSKSLVGITGVISEIQQEKKARDVYILGSANVGKSAFISAMLKTMAYKEPVAAAAQKYKPIQSAVPGTTLGPIQIEAFLGGGKLYDTPGVHLHHRQAAVIHADDLPSLAPQSRLKGRCFPANDTDVGLSGNTLFWGGLVRIDVVKALPRTRLTFYGPKKLSINMVPTTEADEFYKREVGVTLTPPTGQERAEGWCGLQGVRELQIKYEELDRPASDIAISGLGWIAVEPLGVPSSDPDSSIEEENGGSGELHLRVHVPKPVEVFVRAPLPVGKAALQWYRYQELTEVEEELRPKWHY